The DNA sequence TAGGTATTTAAGCAGATATGCTATATTACTTTACAGAAACATAGTTTTAAGCTGTTTGGAAGAAATGAAGCATAATTTCTCTCTTAGAAGTTCCTGTTTGTTATGCCATTAGCTCTTTGGCTGTCTGCAGGGTAGCAGAGCAAGTAGGACCTGATGCTGCTAGTATAATGAAAGAAATCTATCTGACTACCCTTTGCAAACAGACAAAAACCAAACCGTTTCTCTTCTGTGGCACATTGTGTTAGGCTGTTAAAGATGAACCATCTCACTTTATTCCCCATGAGCGCAGCCTCTGTGTCATGAAAACATAGCACTAGTTTCAGATTTTATTCCTTCCCCACATCCTTTAATGGGCTTCTTATTCACCTCCCAGTGGTGGGTGGCCTCCTCTCCGCTCACTTGCTGTCGAAGAAGGCTGGTGTTGAAGTAGAAGTGGGATGGCCGTGCTCTGGACCTCTCCTGAGGATGGCGGAGGAAGCAGCTCGCAAACTCCTGCCTGGTGAGAACTTGGCTGTTTTGTGTTGCGTGTTGTAGTTTCTGAGGTAATTGGTGTGGTTGATAAAGATGATACTGCTTAATATTTAAAGTCATAAAGCAGTCCCACATTCCCTGGGCTCAAAGAAAGTTTAGTTTACAGGAAAACATTGTGTAAATGCATGATACCGGTTTTAAATACACTTGCAAAGCGTTGTATGCAAAGCACGTTAGTATGTTAATTGCTCGTGGAGGGCggttatattttatataaataaataaagtgagcTGCTGCTAGGATGTGTGCTCTAATAGCATGACACTTTCATTGTTCAGTGCACGCGCTGGGCTACATTTGAGAATTATGTACTCGGTATTTGTACCTTGCTGGTGGGTGTGTATAGTTGTGTCTAGTTTCTAGACTGCCCTGCTTGTGCAGCAAACAAAGCAGGGATGCAGTCTGTTCTGGGGAAGGTGAGAGATCTGCGGTAGCTGTTCAGTACTCCGTGTGTAGTTTGTGGTACCTCTTCTCTGTCCCCTTACTGGAACACGCTAcactttcattttgttctttgcaATTGCTGGGATTGCTCCAGGCCCATGTCTTGCTGCTGTATGTGCAGTGAAATGTGAGGCACGGATTTGCTCAGCAGTCTGTTAAATGCTGTCAGAGAGCCCACAGTGAACACTCTCATTTGAACCAGAAACGTTACGTTTCAGCTTTTCAGACCCCGACTGGGATGCCTTATGGAACAGTGAACTTGCTGCATGGAGTAAACCCTGGCGAGACCCCAGTTACCTGTACTGCTGGAATTGGTACATTTATAGTGGAATTTGCCACTTTAAGCCACCTTACTGGTGATCCGGTGTTCGAGGATGTTGCCAGGAAGGCCCTGAAGGCACTGTGGAAAAATCGCTCGGATATTGGACTGGTGAGTGAGGAAACAAACTTtgaatttgcttgcttgctttctgtatAGTTATGTGGGATGCAGTTTAAGTGTAAACAAGTATAAGCAGAGTGAACATAGTACTAGATAAATGATCACAGTGCTAATAATTGTGCTGAAAATAGTGTGCTTGACATTGTTGCAGAACACCTGCAGCATCCCCATCTCTGCCTTTAGTGCCACAATCCAACATTACGCCATTGTTCTGCTCCACAGCAGATGTGGTGGGGAGACAAATGCCTTATACGAGATATTGCAGTTTTTCTAATGGCACCTGCACCAGATTAAATAGAAGGTTCATCTAATGTCTGGCCTGACAATGGCCTAAAGAAGAGAACAAGAATGCAACGAGCACGGGGATATTCCCAACCTCTACAGCTTTGACATTTTGGGGCTATCTAGAGCTAGAAATGGCGTCTCTGTTTTCACTGTTCTGataaatttttcttcatttaatttttctagtTGCTTTTTGATCCTGTGTAAACTACAAGTGTGGCGCATGTGAAGCAGCAAAGATTTATTCATATGCTATATGAAGAAGTGTctacttttgtttgcttttggataTGTTATTTTTACTTTATGCCCCTGATTCTTGTACTGGAGAAAACTGAGTAACCGTTTTTCATCTTTGCCAAGCCAGTCATGATTGTTTATTATATTCTCCATCAGCTGGGTCTCTTTCCAATCTTAAGAGTCCTAGGTTTGAAAGATCTATTTAAATATTAGAATGGCAGCTCTTTTATGCCTCTGACCATCCTTGACATCCTTCTTTGTATCTGTACCTCTTCATCCTGCTCTATCTTTTCTTAAAATGGGGATTAGGACCAGATACATAATATTCAAGATGTAGATTTTTACAGTAGCTTAATAGCATTTTGTTTTGGCCCTTATTCCTCTTCAAGTCATGATGCACTGGAGGTACTGTCTGTTGTTCTGCGTTCTTTCTGACTCGCTGCCTGGCCATAGGCATCTTTTCATCTTTTCCTTCTTGAAATGCTGTTTTTAATGTTGAAGTTTGACCTAATCCAAGGCAGGTTTTCTTTTCGTCTTTTGTTTCCACTTATCAGTCCGTTTGGATTTTTCACTTACATTTGGAGGATGCTCACGTGGAATAGAATATGGCACTGCTTTGTGTGTTTGCCATTGACACTTCTGTTTCATGCAGAACACTAGAAGCATCTGATGTTTAAATGCCCAGTTCATACATGGCTAGTTTTTAGGAAGCAATTGTgtggcatattttaaaaaaactgtaGTGAAAATCTAAATCTCTGCAAAACTGTTTCCCAGATCCGTTATGCCACAGCATAGAAGCCAGGTACCACgcaatttttttcttgtgtccgaagaattttaaaaattaatttagttttcatttaaaatttaattgcTCTACTCTGTTGCCCTTTTTTATGTGAGAAGTAACTCAACAAAGTTCTGTTTGTGGAATTGTAATGTATGAAAGTCCTAAGCAAAATGCTGCACAATTGTAGCATTTATATTGGAAGCACAAAATCTCTATGGTTTATACTACTCTGATGTTGATATATATGTCATCTTATAGTGGAGAAAATGGTGTTTGGTATGAACGTGTGAATATATTGTTCTGAAACTAGGCTgaggggtttttctttttttaatatctagtAGATGATCTTTGATTCTACTCTAattccctctttcctccttccccgACTTCTTCCAGGTTGGTAACCACATTGATGTGATAACTGCCAAATGGGTTGCTCAAGATGCTGGCATTGGGGCTGGAGTAGACTCCTACTTTGAATACCTTGTTAAAGGAGCCATTCTCCTGCAGGACAAGGAGCTGATGTCCATGTTCCTAGGTGAGTAGTTCATTTTCTGTGTGATGGGTCCCAAGAATACATCCTTGATTGCACCTGTAAAAACTTTGCGTGTGGGACTGTAGGAGGATAAGATATTGGATTACCTACTCTTCTGCGTTTCTTCATAGAATATaacaaagctattaaaaattaCACAAAGTTTGATGACTGGTACCTCTGGGTTCAGATGTACAAAGGAACAGTGTCCATGCCTGTTTTTCAGTCTCTGGAGGCCTACTGGCCAGGCCTACAGGTAAGTGCTGTCATACCAGTAGCATACAGTAATTATTTTTATCTGTCTTGGGTCCATCTTTAATACAGAACACTTACAAATATAATCCTCACTTCTTCTGGTTAGTCTGAGCCTGTGGAAGAATAGATGTTGACTTCATCTGTGTTCTATAGAAAAGTCTCTTGTTAAGCATGATAGGCGAACAGTTTTATTGTAACAAACTAAGTAGCAAAGAGACTTCATATTATTTCAGGCATGCAGAACATGATccaacagaaaagcagcagctagctTCTCTTCAGTCCTACCTATTCTTAAGGCATCCTGTCTAAATACTAGTTACGTGATTCAGACTTGCTGAACAACCCATTTCTGTCACCATCTCTTGCTTTGAGTGTAGGAGTGTTATTTAGTCAATTCCTATGCTGTTTCTTTTCCAGCTGAATGTTGCTTTGCtaactgtttcttctttctcagagCCTAATTGGAGATGTAGATAATGCCATGCGAACCTTCCTCAACTATTACACTGTTTGGAAGCAGTTTGGTGGACTGCCCGAGTTCTACAACATTCCCCAGGGCtatacagtggagaagagagaaggATATCCGCTCAGGCCTGGTATGCAGAAATAAAATAAGCAGCATTTGgagttctgcttttgttctggtaGTGAGATCAAATGTTGACAATACCTACCCTCCAAAGATCCTTCCCGAGTTTTGCTTTGACTTAGTTCTTGCGTGCATCTTATCAGTGATTTCCATGCTCAAAACCACACATTTTGATATCTGCCATTCCCAAAAGGCAGGGCTACCTTATAAAGGATCCAGACCATAGTGTTACTGTTATAAAGGGGGCCTGTTGATGAACTGGGTTCACAGTGTAGGATTTGATATGTTTAAGTGTTTGAATTCAGAACATCCCATGTTAGAGAATCTAAGTCAGTGCAAAATGTTAATGTGACCACTTGTGTCCTTTAAATTTGGGAAGTGAAAGTGAGTATGAATAGACTGCTCCAGCTCTGATTGAAGTTCCTCAAATAAACTAATTCTAGTAACACTGCTGAAGTTCAGCAGATGAGAGGATTGTATGTTGGCTGTGATGCTGCAATGGAATGATTTATATTTTTCCTGTTCTATACAATTctgacagttttatttatttatttatttcacactTGATTATATTTGTAAATGAGCATAAATTGAGTTCCTTTCAGTTTGAATGTTCAGGTGTCATCCACATTGGACACTTCTACCAAAAATTCTCAGCAGCATtatctttaaaatgtattatatcatcaaaaaaacctgtttctttAATGAGTAAGGAAAATATAGTGCATATATTCTCCATGTAGAGTAACTCCATAACACctgtttttgcagtgttttagaTACCCCTGTTTCAGTGGTTTACCGTactatttaaaaatgattttggaGGGTTTGAATCTTTTATATGTAATTTTGTctagaagcacttttttttttttttcatcttaaacaattttaaatcctttcctttctctccctttctcctccctgaATGTGGGAAGGGACTATTTTTGAGTCTTACCTGAGTTAATGGAATCTGGTTAGAGTGAGTTTCCTTTGTAGCAAGTCCTCAGTAAAAGAAGGTATCTCTGTACTTCCTCTGCCAGAGGAAGTACAAAACAGGCCACTTACCTGACCATCTTAAAATAATATTGTTAAATCAGTACAAGGAACATCTTGTCTTGATTTTTATGCTTGCAACTGCATTTTTGCAGAGCTGATTGAGAGTGCAATGTATCTGTACCGTGCTACACGAGATCCCACCCTCTTAGAATTGGGAAGAGACGCAGTGGAGTCTATTGAGAAAATCAGCAAGGTGGATTGTGGATTTGCAACAGTAAGTGTGGCTGCTAAAAATCAGCTTTTAGCTAGAAAGCCTTCTCATGAATGATGTTTTGCTATTGAATCGATATATATCTTAAGTTGAAACACGACTTCTTTTTCAAATAAACACCTTGTATTTCTCTAAAGCTGATCTGGTAATGCTGGTCATGTTTCTGGGAGTAACTTCCCTCTTAGCCTGCAAATTGTGTCAAATTTTGTCATTAGCAGATGCACCGGAGTCCAAAACATGGGAAAGCATCAGAAGCTTCTCCAGCCTCTTGTTTCTTGGTAGATACTAGATGTCCCAAGTTGGCAGGAAGGCTCATATGCTCTTTAAAAATTGAGGTGTTTTCTGCCTATCAGTTGTGCAGTTCTGCTTTCCCTTTATGCCTTGAAAATCTGATCAAACACAAGAGAATTGCAGTGAGTGATTTCCCCAAAATCTGTTAATAAAAGATTTCAAATATGCTATCAAGCTCTGTTAtacaaaaaaaatgcttataaatATTGGGAACTAGGCCTTGTGATTGGGGAAGTAGATAAGagccttgggattttttttaggcAGGGAAATGTAGGAAATGCATTTCTCCTGATTGTTAGTTTCCTGTTCCTTATCATTAGTCTATGCTAACTCAAAGCATCTGAGAACTAGTTGAAATGCTTTCATACAATCATTTAAAATATGAGATGGATTGCTATCATATTCTGCTGTTTAAATTATATGAATTGCAAGCTGGTTTTACTTTCCCCCAAAGTTCATGACTTCTTATGCCTTAATTCAGTATAAGTGTAATTCACTGGATTTCTTCTCTTGCAGATCAAAGACTTGAGAGATCACAGACTGGATAATCGCATGGAATCCTTCTTTTTGGCTGAAACAGTGAAATACTTGTATCTGCTGTTTGACCCAGACAACTTTATTCACAATGATGGGTCAATCTTTGATGTGGTGGTCACACCATACGGGGAATGCATCTTGAATGCTGGAGGATACATCTTCAACACTGAAGCTCATCCTATAGACCCTGCTGCGCTGCATTGCTgtaggaagcagaaggaagagcagTGGGAGGTGGAAGACTTGATGCGAGAATTTTACTCATTGAAGAGAAACAAgaaattcactttaaaaagagCTTCAGACCATGGTGAAGGGGAAAGTGTGCAAGACTCTGTAGATGCCTCTTCAGAGAatggcagagagaaaagaaactctAAGAAGAATGCACACTCCCTTCTGAGTTGCCCCAGTCAATCCTTTAACTCCAAACTTGCAGTACTGGGACAGGTCTTCCTAGACAACACCTGATTCTGTTCTTATTATCAGTTTAAATTATTGAACTTGATTCAGATTCTGGGAATATATTTTTATAGTTTCATAATGGAAAAAGTCATACCTCACAATGTGAATTCTGTTATGAAGTAAAACAGCCTCTCACTAGTCTACTACTGCTGGTTCGTAATACATGTTTCTGATGATCAGCTGTTAATGCTGTAAGTTGCTAATCTCAAACCAATTGTTTGCTTGAAAAGCAAATAtgtgttcagaaagaaaaagtctACAGTTTGAGATGtaccttatttatttttttgtgagtTTGTTTTGAAGTTTTCCAGGCTTATGCAGAGTCCACAGCTTACCTTGCTCCATAAAAGTGAACCTTAGCTGTTCCCTGCCTTTAGGGAAAAAGCATTGGATTGCTAGCTCTAGTTTCCCTTCTGAGACTACAGGTCTCCTCTGTGACCTCCTCCACCTTTGTCATCGGCCTCCGTATGAATACATGGTTAGCCTGAGAGATTTATGATCAGTCAAGAAAACCTTTTTGGTTCATGAGATGCAGGCTGAGATTTGTAGCTCTAGTATGGGGAAGGGTGTCTGTCAAGCATCAAGGGATGGCATGGGAGAAGGAAAGGGCTTGACCTAGAGGATTGCTCAGTTCCTTTGTGTGTAGAATCAGTGTGGATCAATACCATCTGCCTGAAGTCGGTTCAGTAAGTGTCCAGGTAATGTCATCTGGAAACTGAGGTGGAACATGTACTAGCAAAAGTTTGATTGTTCCATCCCTGCGGTGGAGTTCTGTTTGTTCTCTCAGAATCTGACGTACTTCTCCTATGaaatttcctctttccttcctctcctaaACTTCCCTTTGAGGCCTCACTTGCATAACTCTACATTGGCCCCCCCAGTCAGTAAAGTTGGCCTCAGGATGGACTGCCTGAGCGCTCTGTGTGGCAGGCATGTGGCATGCATGTGTGGCTAGGTTGGAAAGGGACTTGCTTCAGACTGAAATGCCACTCTCCTTTGCTGCAGAAGACAGCTGAACTGCAGTTTGTAAGCTGCTTCCTGCAGCAGGAAGCGGGAGAACTCCCTAGGATCTTTCCTCTAATGGAAACCAAGTtacatttccctttttttgttttttctcaacaAGTGAAATGTTCTGTTTGTACCTCTGTTAATGAAACCTCTTGGTGGTGTTCAGTTGACTTGACAAATGCAAAGCTTTGTATGTGTTCTTATTAGTGTCCATTTTAAACAGGTGCATGCAGTGACTAGAAGGGGAGAAATCTGTAGTGTTTACAGAGTTGGTACTAAGaagacttttgtttgtttttgttttaaggcaGAAAAATGATTGACTTCCTTCTTCAAACCTGCTGAAAGGTGAGCAGTCTGGAACAAGCACAAGAAAGTCATAATCAATGGCAGAGGCTCCAAATTGGCAGTTTGAAGTGTATGTTTGGACACCAGAAAGATGGTGTCTACAGGCCTATATAGAAGCTTATGTATAGATTTCCAGCTAAAATCAGCCAGAAGAGTCTTGTCTCCCCATGTGTGGCCAGCCACTGCTGCCTTATTGCCATATATAACATAGCTGTTCTCTAGTGACTTTAAAGTGCACCACTGGCAGCACAGGTATGTTGATGGTTTGGGTGTGCCTCTAACACTGTTTTGGGTGCCAGCTAACACTGCTTTGGGTTTGCGTCTAATGCTATGGTCCTCCTGTGTATTTTGCCTGCTACGATGATGTCAGTCTGGCATCTAGTGTATGGCTCTATGAGTGTTGCAGCCTTGTCTTGCACTCTGTGTTGTGACTATCTTGAATATCTGAGTATCTTGATGCAACTGTTGCTGGCAGATATTGAGTGGAGTCTCCTAGAATTGAGGCATTGTTAGAAAAAGCAGAGTTTTTGCTAGTGACTCCTCATTATAACCATAaggttatgttttgttttgttttgtttttccagcttttcatacCTCATGCTATTCACTGTCCAGTTTGTAGAGCAACAAAATATGGGTGTTCACCAGCGGCTTCACAGGGTACTCGGTCTGGGTAATCAGCATTGCCTCACGCACGCACTAGAGGGAAATGAAGGACTTGCGGGATAGGCTGCAGATTGCCAACACAGTAGATCTCTGCTAACCAAAGCATTTTGGTATCCTCACATGAGTGGCTCCAGTAGCAGAACTGAGGGGTAGTAGCCTTAGACAGTAAGATCTTTCCTCAGCTCAGTTGGAGCTTAAAAAAGGTGTTTGTCCAGAGCTACTGTTTTACTGTGAGTGATTAGACTGGATCATGGTAGGTGTTATGGGATGAGTCAAATTAAGGTCGTCTTGACAACTGTTATTCTTGGCCTGCTACAACATTTGAGAGTGACTTCCAGCTTACGAAGACTTGCTTTAACAAAAAGATCTTTGATGTAATTTCTTAGGAtccttagtaattttttttttttttaatggaaagttcTGTGACTTGGGCTTGCTGCTGGAGGGCAAACAGCATGCTTAAACCCTAGTGACCTGTGTACAAGTTACATTATTTCATAGACAGCATGATGAAGGACAGATGTTTGGGAAGCCCTTTCTAAGGAATGGTAGGATGAAACGATGGTGCCTGTCTGTCCCATTAGAGATCAGATTCCATTCCATATATGTCCAAGTTAAGAGATTTTACTCTTAGTGAGAACTTGATGAATCCAGAATTACTATCACAAATCAgttgagaaaataaatttaaaatttattgtCTTCTACTGCCTCTTCTCCCAGGAGCCTCATAATGAAGGACATCTGTGGGAAGAGACTGTGGGTCTATTTTGGTATATTCCAGCTGGAGGGAGAGCTCCAGTCAAGCAATATGGTGAGCACTTGGTCATGTTAATAGAATGTGGAGGAGTTTTGTCAGGAATCCAAAATGAGATGCATGTGAAGCACAGATGGGTAGTGGCAATTTTGGACGGTTTCCAAATGAGGCAGATCAGAACTCAAAAGGTCCCACCTACAGTACATACTTGTGACATCTGTCAAAGGCTTGAAGCAAATTGTGGAGTTGGTAGAGTTGTGAAAGATAGCACAGAAACCAAATTTAGCATTTGTTGCTGAAGCCACCCTTGTAATTGTTTTATCTTTTCTCTGCTGTAAGCAgcataagagggggaaaaaaaaaacaacatgtaaCTTGAGGCCAgatttttgggggttttttgtatgCTTCAAAGGTAATTGTTTAGACTTGGAGTGTCTTGGAGAGGCTGTAGATGTGGCTAGATTGATGAAAGGTCAGATGAACATCTTGTGAATTACTATTTTAGTAGAACTAGCCAAAGAGAAGTTGCAGGAGAATGAGTAAGACCTTCACATGAATTCCTGGCAAAAACACCTTTGCCAAAAAAgcttgggagggaaggggagcagcAAGAAAGTGGACTGAGAGCAGCCTTTTGCATCTGTGAGGCAGCGTGAGTGTGTTAAGTGAAGATTGCCATGTTTGCCTTTCTTCAAATGCAGTATTTAATCTTTTGTGAGCAGCAAGTCATCCATTAGCAGATCGTGATTTTTACAAATAAGTGATCAACAGCAGGCCTCTGCATTATTCATCGTGGTGAGCAGTGACATAAGATGTGACACTGTGAAGCTTCTAAATACATCTCCTGGATCCCATCACCTGACATGTGAGGGATACAAATGGTTAGGCAGTGCTCCTAAGTGACATGTTAATCTCTAGTGTCTCTAATAGTTTCTGTCTATCATTCTTTGTACAGCAAAGACAAGTAGAACAGAATATAAACTAAGGTCTGCATTCAGAACTGTCATGATTTTGGTATCCCGCTCTTATGCTGCATTCCTTGCTGTCTCACCACGAACTGCAGCTGGGCTGCTCTGTTGGGCAGATGACAGCAGTTCTAAATGTCTAGACGAGGCTGCAGCAAGTGAGGGAGAAGGGCAGCCACCAATGATGGTTCTTGGTCTTTGGGGGCCATCATCGCTTCTCAGCTCACTTGGAGCTGCCACCCATGTACTCGAGAAATCCTTCCCAAGGATGTGTGTGTCATGTTTGCCCTCACAGCGTGCTGTGTGCCTCCTTTGGCTTGGGTTCTTTAACCCTGTGGGGTATTTGTGATGTCTTGCTGTGGTGTGGAGAATAGCACCTGCCTTGGTAGGTTGCATAAATCcaaccttttccctttttcccatgGGCAGGAGCAGTTTCGTCAT is a window from the Apteryx mantelli isolate bAptMan1 chromosome 18, bAptMan1.hap1, whole genome shotgun sequence genome containing:
- the EDEM2 gene encoding ER degradation-enhancing alpha-mannosidase-like protein 2, which encodes MLRSLSSLLCLWALRLPAGPGAASRGLDVASYRERVRAMFYHAYEHYLESAFPYDELRPLTCDGQDTWGSFSLTLIDALDTLLILGNVSEFQRVVNVLQEGVDFDIDVNASVFETNIRVVGGLLSAHLLSKKAGVEVEVGWPCSGPLLRMAEEAARKLLPAFQTPTGMPYGTVNLLHGVNPGETPVTCTAGIGTFIVEFATLSHLTGDPVFEDVARKALKALWKNRSDIGLVGNHIDVITAKWVAQDAGIGAGVDSYFEYLVKGAILLQDKELMSMFLEYNKAIKNYTKFDDWYLWVQMYKGTVSMPVFQSLEAYWPGLQSLIGDVDNAMRTFLNYYTVWKQFGGLPEFYNIPQGYTVEKREGYPLRPELIESAMYLYRATRDPTLLELGRDAVESIEKISKVDCGFATIKDLRDHRLDNRMESFFLAETVKYLYLLFDPDNFIHNDGSIFDVVVTPYGECILNAGGYIFNTEAHPIDPAALHCCRKQKEEQWEVEDLMREFYSLKRNKKFTLKRASDHGEGESVQDSVDASSENGREKRNSKKNAHSLLSCPSQSFNSKLAVLGQVFLDNT